Proteins encoded within one genomic window of Triticum aestivum cultivar Chinese Spring chromosome 2D, IWGSC CS RefSeq v2.1, whole genome shotgun sequence:
- the LOC123051252 gene encoding heavy metal-associated isoprenylated plant protein 27, translated as MGIVDVVSEYCSLPRSRRHMKRRKQFQTVEMKVRIDCEGCERKVKKALDDMKGVSSVEVIPKQNKVTVTGYVDPAKVMRRVAYKTGKRVEPWPYVPYDVVAHPYAPGAYDKRAPAGYVRNVMSDPSAAPLARASSTEARYTAAFSDENPNACSVM; from the exons ATGGGCATCGTGGACGTGGTGTCGGAGTACTGCTCGCTGCCGCGGAGTCGGCGGCACATGAAGAGGCGGAAGCAGTTCCAGACGGTGGAGATGAAGGTCCGGATCGACTGCGAGGGCTGCGAGCGCAAGGTCAAGAAGGCCCTCGACGACATGAAAG GCGTGAGCTCGGTGGAGGTGATCCCGAAGCAGAACAAGGTGACGGTGACGGGGTACGTGGACCCGGCCAAGGTGATGCGGCGGGTGGCATACAAGACCGGCAAGCGGGTGGAGCCGTGGCCCTACGTGCCGTACGACGTGGTGGCGCACCCCTACGCGCCGGGGGCCTACGACAAGCGCGCCCCCGCCGGCTACGTCCGCAACGTCATGAGCGACCCCTCCGCCGCGCCGCTCGCCCGGGCCTCCTCCACCGAGGCCAGGTACACCGCCGCATTCAGCGACGAGAACCCCAACGCATGCTCCGTCATGTAG